The following are encoded in a window of Esox lucius isolate fEsoLuc1 chromosome 14, fEsoLuc1.pri, whole genome shotgun sequence genomic DNA:
- the grin1a gene encoding glutamate receptor ionotropic, NMDA 1a isoform X3 has translation MRLFLLAVFLSCSCARAGCELKIVNIGAVLSQKRYEQVFKDAVTQANQIYGRDKFKLTAISVTHKPNAIQMALSVCEDLISNQVYAILVSHPPQSNDHLTPTPVSYTAGFYRIPVVGLTTRMSIYSDKSIHLSFLRTVPPYSHQAHVWFDMMREFRWNHIILIVSDDHEGRAAQKRLETLLEERETKNKKRNYENLDQLSYDNKRGPKAEKVLQFSQETNLTALLLEAKELEARVIILSASEEDAAAVYKAARFLNMTGSGYVWLVGEREMSGKALSEAPDGLIGLQLINGKNESAHITDAVAVVAQSIQELFEKENITEPPRGCVGNTNIWKTGPLFKRVLMSSKYPEGLTGRVEFNDDGDRKYAHYSILNYQKSRLIQVGIYNGTQVVMNNQRKIIWPGGETEKPRGFQMSTRLKIVTIHQEPFVYVKPTEQDGTCKEEKTLNGVADIKKVICTGPNETIPGNPAGRPIVPQCCYGFCIDLLIKLAGTMNFTYEVHLVADGKFGTQERVNNSNKKEWNGMMGELLGGLADMIVAPLTINNERAQYIEFSKPFKYQGLTILVKKEIPRSTLDSFMQPFQSTLWLLVGLSVHVVAVMLYLLDRFSPFGRFKVNSEEEEEDALTLSSAMWFSWGVLLNSGIGEGAPRSFSARILGMVWAGFAMIIVASYTANLAAFLVLDRPEERITGINDPRLRNPSDKFIYATVKQSSVDIYFRRQVELSTMYRHMEKHNYESAAEAIQAVRDNKLHAFIWDSAVLEFEASQKCDLVTTGELFFRSGFGIGMRKDSPWKQNVSLAILSSHENGFMEDLDKTWVRYQECDSRSNAPATLTFENMAGVFMLVAGGIAAGIFLIFIEIAYKRHKDARRKQMQLAFAAVNVWRKNLQPSSSLETQDDRKSGRAEPPDPKKKASFRSISTSLASSIKRRRSSKDTQYPPTDITGQLNLSDPSVSTVV, from the exons ATGCGTCTGTTTCTGTTGGCAGTGTTCCTCTCGTGCTCCTGTGCGCGGGCCGGCTGCGAGCTGAAGATAGTGAACATCGGAGCGGTCCTGAGCCAAAAGAGGTACGAACAAGTCTTTAAAGATGCGGTGACCCAGGCGAACCAGATCTACGGGAGGGATAAATTCAAGTTGACCGCCATCTCGGTAACGCACAAACCCAACGCTATCCAGAtggctctctctgtctgtgaggACCTCATCTCCAACCAG GTGTATGCCATTCTGGTGAGTCATCCCCCACAGTCCAACGACCACCTCACCCCCACGCCTGTGTCCTACACTGCTGGATTCTATCGCATCCCTGTGGTGGGCCTCACCACACGCATGTCCATCTACTCCGACAAG AGTATCCACTTGTCCTTTCTGCGGACTGTCCCCCCGTACTCCCATCAGGCCCACGTGTGGTTCGACATGATGCGGGAGTTTCGATGGAACCACATCATCCTGATAGTCAGCGATGACCACGAGGGGCGGGCCGCGCAGAAGAGACTGGAGACCCtgctggaggagagggaaacCAAG aataaaaaaaggaaCTATGAAAACCTCGACCAACTGTCCTATGACAACAAGCGAGGACCTAAG GCAGAGAAAGTCCTCCAGTTCAGCCAGGAGACTAACTTAACCGCGCTACTTCTAGAGGCCAAAGAGCTGGAGGCTCGTGTCATCATCCTCTCCGCCAG TGAAGAGGACGCTGCTGCTGTTTACAAGGCTGCCCGTTTCCTTAACATGACCGGATCCGGTTACGTGTGGCTGGTGGGAGAGCGCGAGATGTCCGGTAAAGCACTGAGCGAAGCCCCAGACG GTCTCATCGGCCTCCAGCTCATCAACGGCAAGAACGAGTCGGCCCACATCACTGATGCTGTTGCAGTGGTGGCCCAGTCCATCCAGGAGCTCTTCGAGAAGGAGAACATCACGGAGCCTCCCAGAGGCTGCGTGGGAAATACCAATATCTGGAAAACGGGGCCCCTCTTCAAAAG GGTATTGATGTCTTCAAAGTACCCAGAGGGCCTCACTGGACGTGTGGAGTTCAATGACGACGGTGACAGGAAGTATGCTCACTACAGCATTCTGAACTACCAGAAGAGTCGACTCATTCAAGTTGGGATTTACAACGGAACGCAG GTTGTGATGAACAATCAGAGGAAGATAATCTGgccaggaggagagacagagaaaccgCGGGGTTTTCAGATGTCCACAAGATTGAAG ATAGTGACCATACACCAGGAGCCCTTTGTGTATGTGAAACCCACAGAGCAGGATGGTACCTGCAAGgaggaaaaaacattaaatggagTGGCAGATATTAAAAAGGTGATCTGCACCGGACCGAATGAGACCATCCCAGGTAACCCAGCAG GACGGCCAATTGTACCTCAATGTTGTTATGGGTTCTGTATCGACCTACTTATCAAGTTGGCCGGAACCATGAACTTTACTTATGAGGTGCACCTGGTGGCTGATGGGAAATTTGGAACACAAGAACGG GTAAACAACAGCAACAAGAAGGAGTGGAACGGCATGATGGGAGAGCTCCTGGGGGGTCTTGCGGATATGATTGTTGCCCCGCTGACTATAAACAACGAACGAGCCCAGTACATCGAATTCTCCAAACCTTTTAAGTACCAAGGCCTAACCATCCTCGTTAAAAAG GAAATCCCTCGCAGCACGCTGGACTCGTTCATGCAGCCCTTCCAGAGCACACTGTGGCTGCTGGTGGGTCTGTCGGTTCATGTGGTGGCGGTGATGCTCTACCTACTAGACCGGTTCAG CCCATTTGGGAGGTTTAAAGTAAATagtgaagaagaagaagaagatgcCCTCACCTTGTCATCAGCAATGTGGTTCTCCTGGGGAGTGTTGCTTAACTCTGGTATTGGGGAAG GCGCACCGCGCAGCTTCTCAGCGAGAATCTTGGGCATGGTGTGGGCCGGCTTTGCCATGATCATAGTGGCATCGTATACTGCCAACCTGGCTGCCTTCCTGGTGCTGGACCGGCCTGAGGAGCGCATCACCGGCATCAACGACCCGAGG CTGAGGAACCCATCGGACAAGTTCATCTACGCAACAGTGAAGCAGAGCTCAGTGGACATCTACTTCCGGCGGCAGGTGGAGCTTAGCACCATGTACCGCCACATGGAGAAGCACAACTACGAGAGTGCCGCCGAGGCCATCCAGGCCGTGCGTGATAA CAAGCTGCATGCTTTCATCTGGGACTCTGCGGTGCTGGAGTTTGAAGCCTCGCAGAAGTGCGATCTGGTGACCACGGGAGAGCTGTTTTTCCGTTCGGGCTTTGGCATAGGCATGCGCAAGGACAGCCCTTGGAAACAGAATGTGTCCCTGGCCATTCTCAG TTCCCATGAGAATGGCTTCATGGAGGATCTAGATAAAACCTGGGTGAGATACCAGGAGTGTGACTCACGGAGCAATGCCCCAGCCACACTCACCTTTGAAAACATGGCAG GAGTGTTCATGCTGGTGGCTGGAGGGATAGCAGCAGGGATCTTCCTCATCTTTATTGAGATCGCCTACAAGCGGCACAAAGACGCCCGCAGGAAGCAGATGCAGCTGGCCTTTGCGGCCGTCAACGTCTGGAGGAAGAACCTGCAG CCCTCTTCCTCTCTAGAGACTCAGGAT
- the grin1a gene encoding glutamate receptor ionotropic, NMDA 1a isoform X8: protein MRLFLLAVFLSCSCARAGCELKIVNIGAVLSQKRYEQVFKDAVTQANQIYGRDKFKLTAISVTHKPNAIQMALSVCEDLISNQVYAILVSHPPQSNDHLTPTPVSYTAGFYRIPVVGLTTRMSIYSDKSIHLSFLRTVPPYSHQAHVWFDMMREFRWNHIILIVSDDHEGRAAQKRLETLLEERETKNKKRNYENLDQLSYDNKRGPKAEKVLQFSQETNLTALLLEAKELEARVIILSASEEDAAAVYKAARFLNMTGSGYVWLVGEREMSGKALSEAPDGLIGLQLINGKNESAHITDAVAVVAQSIQELFEKENITEPPRGCVGNTNIWKTGPLFKRVLMSSKYPEGLTGRVEFNDDGDRKYAHYSILNYQKSRLIQVGIYNGTQVVMNNQRKIIWPGGETEKPRGFQMSTRLKIVTIHQEPFVYVKPTEQDGTCKEEKTLNGVADIKKVICTGPNETIPGNPAGRPIVPQCCYGFCIDLLIKLAGTMNFTYEVHLVADGKFGTQERVNNSNKKEWNGMMGELLGGLADMIVAPLTINNERAQYIEFSKPFKYQGLTILVKKEIPRSTLDSFMQPFQSTLWLLVGLSVHVVAVMLYLLDRFSPFGRFKVNSEEEEEDALTLSSAMWFSWGVLLNSGIGEGAPRSFSARILGMVWAGFAMIIVASYTANLAAFLVLDRPEERITGINDPRLRNPSDKFIYATVKQSSVDIYFRRQVELSTMYRHMEKHNYESAAEAIQAVRDNKLHAFIWDSAVLEFEASQKCDLVTTGELFFRSGFGIGMRKDSPWKQNVSLAILSSHENGFMEDLDKTWVRYQECDSRSNAPATLTFENMAGVFMLVAGGIAAGIFLIFIEIAYKRHKDARRKQMQLAFAAVNVWRKNLQPSSSLETQDQYPPTDITGQLNLSDPSVSTVV, encoded by the exons ATGCGTCTGTTTCTGTTGGCAGTGTTCCTCTCGTGCTCCTGTGCGCGGGCCGGCTGCGAGCTGAAGATAGTGAACATCGGAGCGGTCCTGAGCCAAAAGAGGTACGAACAAGTCTTTAAAGATGCGGTGACCCAGGCGAACCAGATCTACGGGAGGGATAAATTCAAGTTGACCGCCATCTCGGTAACGCACAAACCCAACGCTATCCAGAtggctctctctgtctgtgaggACCTCATCTCCAACCAG GTGTATGCCATTCTGGTGAGTCATCCCCCACAGTCCAACGACCACCTCACCCCCACGCCTGTGTCCTACACTGCTGGATTCTATCGCATCCCTGTGGTGGGCCTCACCACACGCATGTCCATCTACTCCGACAAG AGTATCCACTTGTCCTTTCTGCGGACTGTCCCCCCGTACTCCCATCAGGCCCACGTGTGGTTCGACATGATGCGGGAGTTTCGATGGAACCACATCATCCTGATAGTCAGCGATGACCACGAGGGGCGGGCCGCGCAGAAGAGACTGGAGACCCtgctggaggagagggaaacCAAG aataaaaaaaggaaCTATGAAAACCTCGACCAACTGTCCTATGACAACAAGCGAGGACCTAAG GCAGAGAAAGTCCTCCAGTTCAGCCAGGAGACTAACTTAACCGCGCTACTTCTAGAGGCCAAAGAGCTGGAGGCTCGTGTCATCATCCTCTCCGCCAG TGAAGAGGACGCTGCTGCTGTTTACAAGGCTGCCCGTTTCCTTAACATGACCGGATCCGGTTACGTGTGGCTGGTGGGAGAGCGCGAGATGTCCGGTAAAGCACTGAGCGAAGCCCCAGACG GTCTCATCGGCCTCCAGCTCATCAACGGCAAGAACGAGTCGGCCCACATCACTGATGCTGTTGCAGTGGTGGCCCAGTCCATCCAGGAGCTCTTCGAGAAGGAGAACATCACGGAGCCTCCCAGAGGCTGCGTGGGAAATACCAATATCTGGAAAACGGGGCCCCTCTTCAAAAG GGTATTGATGTCTTCAAAGTACCCAGAGGGCCTCACTGGACGTGTGGAGTTCAATGACGACGGTGACAGGAAGTATGCTCACTACAGCATTCTGAACTACCAGAAGAGTCGACTCATTCAAGTTGGGATTTACAACGGAACGCAG GTTGTGATGAACAATCAGAGGAAGATAATCTGgccaggaggagagacagagaaaccgCGGGGTTTTCAGATGTCCACAAGATTGAAG ATAGTGACCATACACCAGGAGCCCTTTGTGTATGTGAAACCCACAGAGCAGGATGGTACCTGCAAGgaggaaaaaacattaaatggagTGGCAGATATTAAAAAGGTGATCTGCACCGGACCGAATGAGACCATCCCAGGTAACCCAGCAG GACGGCCAATTGTACCTCAATGTTGTTATGGGTTCTGTATCGACCTACTTATCAAGTTGGCCGGAACCATGAACTTTACTTATGAGGTGCACCTGGTGGCTGATGGGAAATTTGGAACACAAGAACGG GTAAACAACAGCAACAAGAAGGAGTGGAACGGCATGATGGGAGAGCTCCTGGGGGGTCTTGCGGATATGATTGTTGCCCCGCTGACTATAAACAACGAACGAGCCCAGTACATCGAATTCTCCAAACCTTTTAAGTACCAAGGCCTAACCATCCTCGTTAAAAAG GAAATCCCTCGCAGCACGCTGGACTCGTTCATGCAGCCCTTCCAGAGCACACTGTGGCTGCTGGTGGGTCTGTCGGTTCATGTGGTGGCGGTGATGCTCTACCTACTAGACCGGTTCAG CCCATTTGGGAGGTTTAAAGTAAATagtgaagaagaagaagaagatgcCCTCACCTTGTCATCAGCAATGTGGTTCTCCTGGGGAGTGTTGCTTAACTCTGGTATTGGGGAAG GCGCACCGCGCAGCTTCTCAGCGAGAATCTTGGGCATGGTGTGGGCCGGCTTTGCCATGATCATAGTGGCATCGTATACTGCCAACCTGGCTGCCTTCCTGGTGCTGGACCGGCCTGAGGAGCGCATCACCGGCATCAACGACCCGAGG CTGAGGAACCCATCGGACAAGTTCATCTACGCAACAGTGAAGCAGAGCTCAGTGGACATCTACTTCCGGCGGCAGGTGGAGCTTAGCACCATGTACCGCCACATGGAGAAGCACAACTACGAGAGTGCCGCCGAGGCCATCCAGGCCGTGCGTGATAA CAAGCTGCATGCTTTCATCTGGGACTCTGCGGTGCTGGAGTTTGAAGCCTCGCAGAAGTGCGATCTGGTGACCACGGGAGAGCTGTTTTTCCGTTCGGGCTTTGGCATAGGCATGCGCAAGGACAGCCCTTGGAAACAGAATGTGTCCCTGGCCATTCTCAG TTCCCATGAGAATGGCTTCATGGAGGATCTAGATAAAACCTGGGTGAGATACCAGGAGTGTGACTCACGGAGCAATGCCCCAGCCACACTCACCTTTGAAAACATGGCAG GAGTGTTCATGCTGGTGGCTGGAGGGATAGCAGCAGGGATCTTCCTCATCTTTATTGAGATCGCCTACAAGCGGCACAAAGACGCCCGCAGGAAGCAGATGCAGCTGGCCTTTGCGGCCGTCAACGTCTGGAGGAAGAACCTGCAG CCCTCTTCCTCTCTAGAGACTCAGGAT
- the grin1a gene encoding glutamate receptor ionotropic, NMDA 1a isoform X2, whose protein sequence is MRLFLLAVFLSCSCARAGCELKIVNIGAVLSQKRYEQVFKDAVTQANQIYGRDKFKLTAISVTHKPNAIQMALSVCEDLISNQVYAILVSHPPQSNDHLTPTPVSYTAGFYRIPVVGLTTRMSIYSDKSIHLSFLRTVPPYSHQAHVWFDMMREFRWNHIILIVSDDHEGRAAQKRLETLLEERETKNKKRNYENLDQLSYDNKRGPKAEKVLQFSQETNLTALLLEAKELEARVIILSASEEDAAAVYKAARFLNMTGSGYVWLVGEREMSGKALSEAPDGLIGLQLINGKNESAHITDAVAVVAQSIQELFEKENITEPPRGCVGNTNIWKTGPLFKRVLMSSKYPEGLTGRVEFNDDGDRKYAHYSILNYQKSRLIQVGIYNGTQVVMNNQRKIIWPGGETEKPRGFQMSTRLKIVTIHQEPFVYVKPTEQDGTCKEEKTLNGVADIKKVICTGPNETIPGRPIVPQCCYGFCIDLLIKLAGTMNFTYEVHLVADGKFGTQERVNNSNKKEWNGMMGELLGGLADMIVAPLTINNERAQYIEFSKPFKYQGLTILVKKEIPRSTLDSFMQPFQSTLWLLVGLSVHVVAVMLYLLDRFSPFGRFKVNSEEEEEDALTLSSAMWFSWGVLLNSGIGEGAPRSFSARILGMVWAGFAMIIVASYTANLAAFLVLDRPEERITGINDPRLRNPSDKFIYATVKQSSVDIYFRRQVELSTMYRHMEKHNYESAAEAIQAVRDNKLHAFIWDSAVLEFEASQKCDLVTTGELFFRSGFGIGMRKDSPWKQNVSLAILSSHENGFMEDLDKTWVRYQECDSRSNAPATLTFENMAGVFMLVAGGIAAGIFLIFIEIAYKRHKDARRKQMQLAFAAVNVWRKNLQDSKEASGSQAVGASMTPSLPSSSLETQDDRKSGRAEPPDPKKKASFRSISTSLASSIKRRRSSKDTQYPPTDITGQLNLSDPSVSTVV, encoded by the exons ATGCGTCTGTTTCTGTTGGCAGTGTTCCTCTCGTGCTCCTGTGCGCGGGCCGGCTGCGAGCTGAAGATAGTGAACATCGGAGCGGTCCTGAGCCAAAAGAGGTACGAACAAGTCTTTAAAGATGCGGTGACCCAGGCGAACCAGATCTACGGGAGGGATAAATTCAAGTTGACCGCCATCTCGGTAACGCACAAACCCAACGCTATCCAGAtggctctctctgtctgtgaggACCTCATCTCCAACCAG GTGTATGCCATTCTGGTGAGTCATCCCCCACAGTCCAACGACCACCTCACCCCCACGCCTGTGTCCTACACTGCTGGATTCTATCGCATCCCTGTGGTGGGCCTCACCACACGCATGTCCATCTACTCCGACAAG AGTATCCACTTGTCCTTTCTGCGGACTGTCCCCCCGTACTCCCATCAGGCCCACGTGTGGTTCGACATGATGCGGGAGTTTCGATGGAACCACATCATCCTGATAGTCAGCGATGACCACGAGGGGCGGGCCGCGCAGAAGAGACTGGAGACCCtgctggaggagagggaaacCAAG aataaaaaaaggaaCTATGAAAACCTCGACCAACTGTCCTATGACAACAAGCGAGGACCTAAG GCAGAGAAAGTCCTCCAGTTCAGCCAGGAGACTAACTTAACCGCGCTACTTCTAGAGGCCAAAGAGCTGGAGGCTCGTGTCATCATCCTCTCCGCCAG TGAAGAGGACGCTGCTGCTGTTTACAAGGCTGCCCGTTTCCTTAACATGACCGGATCCGGTTACGTGTGGCTGGTGGGAGAGCGCGAGATGTCCGGTAAAGCACTGAGCGAAGCCCCAGACG GTCTCATCGGCCTCCAGCTCATCAACGGCAAGAACGAGTCGGCCCACATCACTGATGCTGTTGCAGTGGTGGCCCAGTCCATCCAGGAGCTCTTCGAGAAGGAGAACATCACGGAGCCTCCCAGAGGCTGCGTGGGAAATACCAATATCTGGAAAACGGGGCCCCTCTTCAAAAG GGTATTGATGTCTTCAAAGTACCCAGAGGGCCTCACTGGACGTGTGGAGTTCAATGACGACGGTGACAGGAAGTATGCTCACTACAGCATTCTGAACTACCAGAAGAGTCGACTCATTCAAGTTGGGATTTACAACGGAACGCAG GTTGTGATGAACAATCAGAGGAAGATAATCTGgccaggaggagagacagagaaaccgCGGGGTTTTCAGATGTCCACAAGATTGAAG ATAGTGACCATACACCAGGAGCCCTTTGTGTATGTGAAACCCACAGAGCAGGATGGTACCTGCAAGgaggaaaaaacattaaatggagTGGCAGATATTAAAAAGGTGATCTGCACCGGACCGAATGAGACCATCCCAG GACGGCCAATTGTACCTCAATGTTGTTATGGGTTCTGTATCGACCTACTTATCAAGTTGGCCGGAACCATGAACTTTACTTATGAGGTGCACCTGGTGGCTGATGGGAAATTTGGAACACAAGAACGG GTAAACAACAGCAACAAGAAGGAGTGGAACGGCATGATGGGAGAGCTCCTGGGGGGTCTTGCGGATATGATTGTTGCCCCGCTGACTATAAACAACGAACGAGCCCAGTACATCGAATTCTCCAAACCTTTTAAGTACCAAGGCCTAACCATCCTCGTTAAAAAG GAAATCCCTCGCAGCACGCTGGACTCGTTCATGCAGCCCTTCCAGAGCACACTGTGGCTGCTGGTGGGTCTGTCGGTTCATGTGGTGGCGGTGATGCTCTACCTACTAGACCGGTTCAG CCCATTTGGGAGGTTTAAAGTAAATagtgaagaagaagaagaagatgcCCTCACCTTGTCATCAGCAATGTGGTTCTCCTGGGGAGTGTTGCTTAACTCTGGTATTGGGGAAG GCGCACCGCGCAGCTTCTCAGCGAGAATCTTGGGCATGGTGTGGGCCGGCTTTGCCATGATCATAGTGGCATCGTATACTGCCAACCTGGCTGCCTTCCTGGTGCTGGACCGGCCTGAGGAGCGCATCACCGGCATCAACGACCCGAGG CTGAGGAACCCATCGGACAAGTTCATCTACGCAACAGTGAAGCAGAGCTCAGTGGACATCTACTTCCGGCGGCAGGTGGAGCTTAGCACCATGTACCGCCACATGGAGAAGCACAACTACGAGAGTGCCGCCGAGGCCATCCAGGCCGTGCGTGATAA CAAGCTGCATGCTTTCATCTGGGACTCTGCGGTGCTGGAGTTTGAAGCCTCGCAGAAGTGCGATCTGGTGACCACGGGAGAGCTGTTTTTCCGTTCGGGCTTTGGCATAGGCATGCGCAAGGACAGCCCTTGGAAACAGAATGTGTCCCTGGCCATTCTCAG TTCCCATGAGAATGGCTTCATGGAGGATCTAGATAAAACCTGGGTGAGATACCAGGAGTGTGACTCACGGAGCAATGCCCCAGCCACACTCACCTTTGAAAACATGGCAG GAGTGTTCATGCTGGTGGCTGGAGGGATAGCAGCAGGGATCTTCCTCATCTTTATTGAGATCGCCTACAAGCGGCACAAAGACGCCCGCAGGAAGCAGATGCAGCTGGCCTTTGCGGCCGTCAACGTCTGGAGGAAGAACCTGCAG GACAGTAAGGAGGCTTCTGGGAGCCAAGCTGTGGGCGCTTCGATGACTCCATCGTTA CCCTCTTCCTCTCTAGAGACTCAGGAT
- the grin1a gene encoding glutamate receptor ionotropic, NMDA 1a isoform X12, whose translation MRLFLLAVFLSCSCARAGCELKIVNIGAVLSQKRYEQVFKDAVTQANQIYGRDKFKLTAISVTHKPNAIQMALSVCEDLISNQVYAILVSHPPQSNDHLTPTPVSYTAGFYRIPVVGLTTRMSIYSDKSIHLSFLRTVPPYSHQAHVWFDMMREFRWNHIILIVSDDHEGRAAQKRLETLLEERETKAEKVLQFSQETNLTALLLEAKELEARVIILSASEEDAAAVYKAARFLNMTGSGYVWLVGEREMSGKALSEAPDGLIGLQLINGKNESAHITDAVAVVAQSIQELFEKENITEPPRGCVGNTNIWKTGPLFKRVLMSSKYPEGLTGRVEFNDDGDRKYAHYSILNYQKSRLIQVGIYNGTQVVMNNQRKIIWPGGETEKPRGFQMSTRLKIVTIHQEPFVYVKPTEQDGTCKEEKTLNGVADIKKVICTGPNETIPGRPIVPQCCYGFCIDLLIKLAGTMNFTYEVHLVADGKFGTQERVNNSNKKEWNGMMGELLGGLADMIVAPLTINNERAQYIEFSKPFKYQGLTILVKKEIPRSTLDSFMQPFQSTLWLLVGLSVHVVAVMLYLLDRFSPFGRFKVNSEEEEEDALTLSSAMWFSWGVLLNSGIGEGAPRSFSARILGMVWAGFAMIIVASYTANLAAFLVLDRPEERITGINDPRLRNPSDKFIYATVKQSSVDIYFRRQVELSTMYRHMEKHNYESAAEAIQAVRDNKLHAFIWDSAVLEFEASQKCDLVTTGELFFRSGFGIGMRKDSPWKQNVSLAILSSHENGFMEDLDKTWVRYQECDSRSNAPATLTFENMAGVFMLVAGGIAAGIFLIFIEIAYKRHKDARRKQMQLAFAAVNVWRKNLQQYPPTDITGQLNLSDPSVSTVV comes from the exons ATGCGTCTGTTTCTGTTGGCAGTGTTCCTCTCGTGCTCCTGTGCGCGGGCCGGCTGCGAGCTGAAGATAGTGAACATCGGAGCGGTCCTGAGCCAAAAGAGGTACGAACAAGTCTTTAAAGATGCGGTGACCCAGGCGAACCAGATCTACGGGAGGGATAAATTCAAGTTGACCGCCATCTCGGTAACGCACAAACCCAACGCTATCCAGAtggctctctctgtctgtgaggACCTCATCTCCAACCAG GTGTATGCCATTCTGGTGAGTCATCCCCCACAGTCCAACGACCACCTCACCCCCACGCCTGTGTCCTACACTGCTGGATTCTATCGCATCCCTGTGGTGGGCCTCACCACACGCATGTCCATCTACTCCGACAAG AGTATCCACTTGTCCTTTCTGCGGACTGTCCCCCCGTACTCCCATCAGGCCCACGTGTGGTTCGACATGATGCGGGAGTTTCGATGGAACCACATCATCCTGATAGTCAGCGATGACCACGAGGGGCGGGCCGCGCAGAAGAGACTGGAGACCCtgctggaggagagggaaacCAAG GCAGAGAAAGTCCTCCAGTTCAGCCAGGAGACTAACTTAACCGCGCTACTTCTAGAGGCCAAAGAGCTGGAGGCTCGTGTCATCATCCTCTCCGCCAG TGAAGAGGACGCTGCTGCTGTTTACAAGGCTGCCCGTTTCCTTAACATGACCGGATCCGGTTACGTGTGGCTGGTGGGAGAGCGCGAGATGTCCGGTAAAGCACTGAGCGAAGCCCCAGACG GTCTCATCGGCCTCCAGCTCATCAACGGCAAGAACGAGTCGGCCCACATCACTGATGCTGTTGCAGTGGTGGCCCAGTCCATCCAGGAGCTCTTCGAGAAGGAGAACATCACGGAGCCTCCCAGAGGCTGCGTGGGAAATACCAATATCTGGAAAACGGGGCCCCTCTTCAAAAG GGTATTGATGTCTTCAAAGTACCCAGAGGGCCTCACTGGACGTGTGGAGTTCAATGACGACGGTGACAGGAAGTATGCTCACTACAGCATTCTGAACTACCAGAAGAGTCGACTCATTCAAGTTGGGATTTACAACGGAACGCAG GTTGTGATGAACAATCAGAGGAAGATAATCTGgccaggaggagagacagagaaaccgCGGGGTTTTCAGATGTCCACAAGATTGAAG ATAGTGACCATACACCAGGAGCCCTTTGTGTATGTGAAACCCACAGAGCAGGATGGTACCTGCAAGgaggaaaaaacattaaatggagTGGCAGATATTAAAAAGGTGATCTGCACCGGACCGAATGAGACCATCCCAG GACGGCCAATTGTACCTCAATGTTGTTATGGGTTCTGTATCGACCTACTTATCAAGTTGGCCGGAACCATGAACTTTACTTATGAGGTGCACCTGGTGGCTGATGGGAAATTTGGAACACAAGAACGG GTAAACAACAGCAACAAGAAGGAGTGGAACGGCATGATGGGAGAGCTCCTGGGGGGTCTTGCGGATATGATTGTTGCCCCGCTGACTATAAACAACGAACGAGCCCAGTACATCGAATTCTCCAAACCTTTTAAGTACCAAGGCCTAACCATCCTCGTTAAAAAG GAAATCCCTCGCAGCACGCTGGACTCGTTCATGCAGCCCTTCCAGAGCACACTGTGGCTGCTGGTGGGTCTGTCGGTTCATGTGGTGGCGGTGATGCTCTACCTACTAGACCGGTTCAG CCCATTTGGGAGGTTTAAAGTAAATagtgaagaagaagaagaagatgcCCTCACCTTGTCATCAGCAATGTGGTTCTCCTGGGGAGTGTTGCTTAACTCTGGTATTGGGGAAG GCGCACCGCGCAGCTTCTCAGCGAGAATCTTGGGCATGGTGTGGGCCGGCTTTGCCATGATCATAGTGGCATCGTATACTGCCAACCTGGCTGCCTTCCTGGTGCTGGACCGGCCTGAGGAGCGCATCACCGGCATCAACGACCCGAGG CTGAGGAACCCATCGGACAAGTTCATCTACGCAACAGTGAAGCAGAGCTCAGTGGACATCTACTTCCGGCGGCAGGTGGAGCTTAGCACCATGTACCGCCACATGGAGAAGCACAACTACGAGAGTGCCGCCGAGGCCATCCAGGCCGTGCGTGATAA CAAGCTGCATGCTTTCATCTGGGACTCTGCGGTGCTGGAGTTTGAAGCCTCGCAGAAGTGCGATCTGGTGACCACGGGAGAGCTGTTTTTCCGTTCGGGCTTTGGCATAGGCATGCGCAAGGACAGCCCTTGGAAACAGAATGTGTCCCTGGCCATTCTCAG TTCCCATGAGAATGGCTTCATGGAGGATCTAGATAAAACCTGGGTGAGATACCAGGAGTGTGACTCACGGAGCAATGCCCCAGCCACACTCACCTTTGAAAACATGGCAG GAGTGTTCATGCTGGTGGCTGGAGGGATAGCAGCAGGGATCTTCCTCATCTTTATTGAGATCGCCTACAAGCGGCACAAAGACGCCCGCAGGAAGCAGATGCAGCTGGCCTTTGCGGCCGTCAACGTCTGGAGGAAGAACCTGCAG